In the Arachis hypogaea cultivar Tifrunner chromosome 20, arahy.Tifrunner.gnm2.J5K5, whole genome shotgun sequence genome, AAATCTGCGTACActaatttgataattattttgGCCACAATAATTCATTCAAATCAAATTAACCATATTACATGTGACTCGACATGGTACGCAAAACTCTGAAACTCAATAAAACCAATGGTGTTTAATGTTCTTTAACATGGCTTCCTGGTGGATATAATATAGTTTTTCGTTGGATATAGTATGAAGAGTGGCATAATAGGAGTTGATATTGGAAGAAAAATAACTATATTGATATAGAACATACAAAAGTACAAAACCATCCAATCTCATCATACATAGCTCTTCAGTCATcccatcttaaaaaaaaaaatacaaaaatatacatTGCTTACATTTCATAAGTGCTGATATGATTGCAGTACCTAGCTTATTtctgtttgaataaaagatacAAATACTATAGTTTTCTCAAACAAAAAGATAGCATTAAAAGGTTTCAATTTGTTGGTGAAAAAGAGCAGCAAAAGTCTCCATGTGATTTTGGGTGAGAGCCAAACCAATCTCAATTCCACCATCGACATTCCTACCTTCAGAAAGAGAAAACGAAGCTGTCTTATTAACAGAAGCAACATCAACTCTTATAGGCTTTCCAAATCCAAAATCAACcccataaaccccaaaccatgGCGAACCCGAAGGTGAGTACAATCTACTCCCTTCTCCAACAACAGATTGAACCATTAACATGTAATTTTCTGCCCCATTTAACACCCCATTATCATTATTCTCCAAATCATACAACACCTCTGTTATCATCTTCAGAGCATTTATGAACCCATCACTCCCTTCTATCCTCTCTTTCTCTACCGATATCAACGGAATCGCCACGCAGTTTCCAAAATATGTTGGCCCCAATGGAGGTTCCAAACGGGATCTACAATCCACGTTGAATAAAAATGCAACTTTCTTGGACTCTTGTTGCTCTGCTTTCACCAGGCAATGCAACAAATAAGCACTAGTGACCGCAAAAGTTGAAACCTTGGTTTCCAAGTTACTGCTTTTTGCATGTTTCTTGAGCTTTTGAATTTGTGAAGTCTTCAATTCAAACACCCCTTTAACTACATCGGTTCTTGCTTCCGTGGCTGCTTCCAAGATCTTAAGACTCCTATTGTTTTCTCCACCGAAGTTCAACCATGTCTTCGCGAACAACTCGGCGATTCGCTTTGGGTCCTTTACGGCCGATCTGTCAAAGAACGGTGTTAGATTCTCGGGAAGTGACATCGATGGCGTATGTGAGATCTGGGAGCACGTATAGGCCCATGCTTTCATGAACATGGTTGAGCAGTTTCCATCGAAAGCGGCATGGTGAGTAGTTATTCCGATGCAAAAGCCGGAGTTCGGGAACAAGGTTACTTGCAATGCAAGCAAAGAAGCTCTGTGATCTGAGATACTCAAGCGAGGTACTAATTGTTGGAACTTGGAAACTTGGCAAAGATTGGAACAAAGGTGGTTGAAATCTTCGTTGGATTCGGATACGATGAGAGGAACGGAATCTTGACCGGGGACGTAGGTGATGGCAGGAATCAGAGAATGTTGCGGCCAAGTGATGTTACCGGCGAGGGGGAAGAAGTGTTGAAGAGTGAGTTGAAGGGAGTGTTTGAGATTGGGAAGAAGAGAGTCAAAGAATGAAGATGTTGGGTTTGGGAATTCGTAGAAGTAAAGACGCTCTGTGGAGGGAAGCCTTAGCCATAGCAGGTCGAAGAAGGTTAAGGGAagggtggtggttgtggtggtggtggttcctTGTGGCGGCGCAACTTTGTAAACTTCATGGACTTTGAAGAATGCTGGAGTAGATTCCGCCATCACGTGCGCGAGAGCGTGTTAGAAGAAAGAATGGGGAATTAATTGTTAATTGGTTTTTGAAGGTTGGCTTGGTATCCTCCTTCCTTGCTATTTATAAACAAAAATCTATAAGTAGGGCCgggcaacttttgtgttttctggcAACGTTTAACCATCAAAtcaaaagtgagtgatctcttATCATTCGacataatctcacaccattaaaaatattattgatggctaattaatagttacaaaatactaaaattgaTGACCCCTAACAttctttaacaaaaatattaaaaaaaataattttaaaaa is a window encoding:
- the LOC112786683 gene encoding phenolic glucoside malonyltransferase 1-like, translated to MAESTPAFFKVHEVYKVAPPQGTTTTTTTTLPLTFFDLLWLRLPSTERLYFYEFPNPTSSFFDSLLPNLKHSLQLTLQHFFPLAGNITWPQHSLIPAITYVPGQDSVPLIVSESNEDFNHLCSNLCQVSKFQQLVPRLSISDHRASLLALQVTLFPNSGFCIGITTHHAAFDGNCSTMFMKAWAYTCSQISHTPSMSLPENLTPFFDRSAVKDPKRIAELFAKTWLNFGGENNRSLKILEAATEARTDVVKGVFELKTSQIQKLKKHAKSSNLETKVSTFAVTSAYLLHCLVKAEQQESKKVAFLFNVDCRSRLEPPLGPTYFGNCVAIPLISVEKERIEGSDGFINALKMITEVLYDLENNDNGVLNGAENYMLMVQSVVGEGSRLYSPSGSPWFGVYGVDFGFGKPIRVDVASVNKTASFSLSEGRNVDGGIEIGLALTQNHMETFAALFHQQIETF